The Pantoea nemavictus genome includes a region encoding these proteins:
- the dtd gene encoding D-aminoacyl-tRNA deacylase, producing the protein MIALIQRVSRASVSVDDATVGEIGNGLLVLLGVEKGDDEQKAQRLTERVLGYRIFADENDKMNLNVQQAGGSVLVVSQFTLAADTNKGMRPSFSGGAEPAEAERLYEYFSDCCRTQGVTTANGRFAANMQVSLVNDGPVTFWLQV; encoded by the coding sequence ATGATTGCTTTGATTCAGCGCGTTAGTCGCGCCAGTGTCAGCGTTGATGACGCGACAGTGGGTGAAATTGGCAATGGGTTATTGGTGTTATTGGGTGTTGAAAAGGGCGACGACGAGCAAAAGGCGCAGCGTTTGACCGAACGCGTTCTCGGCTACCGCATCTTCGCGGATGAGAATGACAAGATGAATCTCAACGTACAGCAGGCCGGCGGCAGCGTGCTGGTGGTGTCGCAATTCACCCTCGCCGCTGATACCAATAAAGGTATGCGTCCCTCTTTCTCTGGCGGTGCAGAACCGGCGGAAGCCGAGCGTCTCTATGAATACTTCAGCGATTGCTGCCGAACACAGGGTGTGACCACCGCAAATGGGCGCTTTGCCGCCAATATGCAGGTTTCGTTGGTAAACGACGGTCCGGTGACCTTCTGGTTACAGGTGTGA
- the fabY gene encoding fatty acid biosynthesis protein FabY, whose amino-acid sequence MYHLRVPQTAEELDMYYQFRWEMLRKPLRQPQGSERDAWDALAHHQMVVDEQGKPVAVGRLYINAENEAAIRFLAVHPSVQGKGLGTLVAMTLESVARQEGAKRVTCSAREDAVEFFAKLGYVNQGEITAPQTTPVRHFLMIKPVVTLDDILHRADWCGQLQQAWYEHIPLSEKMGVRILQYTGQKFVTTMPEAGNQNPHHTLFAGSLFSLATLTGWGLIWLLLRERHLGGTIILADAHIRYSKPISGRPGAIADLGSLSGDLDRLARGRKARVQMEVELFGDEELGAVFEGVYIVLPADSDGSLEEGGSGARIN is encoded by the coding sequence ATGTATCATCTTCGCGTACCGCAAACGGCGGAAGAGCTGGATATGTATTACCAGTTCCGTTGGGAAATGTTACGAAAGCCGCTGCGTCAGCCGCAGGGTTCTGAGCGTGATGCCTGGGATGCGCTGGCGCATCATCAAATGGTGGTGGATGAGCAGGGCAAACCGGTAGCGGTGGGACGTCTGTATATCAACGCGGAAAACGAAGCGGCGATTCGCTTCCTCGCGGTACATCCCTCCGTGCAGGGCAAAGGTCTTGGCACGCTGGTGGCGATGACGCTGGAGTCGGTCGCGCGTCAGGAAGGGGCTAAGCGCGTCACCTGTAGCGCGCGTGAAGATGCCGTCGAATTCTTTGCCAAGCTTGGCTACGTCAATCAGGGTGAAATCACCGCGCCGCAAACCACGCCGGTACGCCATTTCCTGATGATTAAACCAGTGGTGACGCTCGACGATATCTTGCATCGCGCCGACTGGTGCGGACAGCTGCAGCAAGCCTGGTACGAGCACATCCCGCTGAGCGAAAAAATGGGCGTGCGTATTCTGCAATATACCGGGCAGAAATTCGTTACTACCATGCCAGAAGCGGGCAATCAGAATCCTCATCACACCTTATTCGCGGGCAGCCTGTTCTCGCTTGCTACATTGACTGGCTGGGGCTTGATCTGGCTGCTGCTGCGCGAGCGTCATCTTGGCGGCACTATCATTCTGGCGGATGCGCATATTCGCTATAGTAAGCCCATCAGCGGTCGTCCGGGCGCCATTGCCGATCTTGGCTCGCTGAGTGGCGATCTTGATAGGCTGGCGCGTGGCCGTAAAGCGCGCGTACAGATGGAAGTCGAATTGTTTGGTGACGAAGAGTTAGGCGCGGTGTTTGAAGGTGTGTATATCGTGCTGCCGGCTGATTCTGACGGATCGCTGGAAGAGGGCGGCTCCGGGGCGCGTATTAATTAA
- a CDS encoding virulence factor BrkB family protein, whose protein sequence is MNLRHLRHSAHTFFLWVKLLWRRIDEDNMTTQAGNLAYVSLLALVPLIAVVFALFAAFPMFSDISVQLKNFIFTNFIPATGDVIQRYLDQFVANVNKMTAVGIVGLIVTALLLMHSVDSALNTIWRSDKPRPMVYSFAVYWMILTLGPLLAGASLALSSYLLSLRWVNVTGVTSLIDHLLRIFPLFLSILAFWLLYSIVPTRRVPTRDALIGAIVAGLLFELGKKGFALYVTMFPSYQLIYGVLAVIPILFLWVYWSWCIVLLGAEITVTLDDYRQLKQQERDKEREET, encoded by the coding sequence CTGAATCTACGACATCTGCGCCACTCGGCGCATACTTTTTTCCTGTGGGTAAAACTGCTGTGGCGACGCATTGACGAAGACAATATGACGACGCAGGCGGGCAATTTGGCCTACGTCTCATTGCTGGCGTTGGTGCCGCTAATTGCCGTGGTTTTTGCGCTGTTCGCCGCTTTTCCCATGTTCTCCGATATCAGCGTGCAGCTGAAAAACTTCATCTTCACTAACTTTATTCCGGCGACGGGCGACGTCATTCAGCGTTATCTGGATCAGTTCGTTGCCAACGTCAACAAGATGACGGCGGTCGGTATTGTCGGGTTGATTGTCACCGCGCTGCTGCTGATGCATTCGGTGGACAGCGCGTTAAACACCATCTGGCGCAGCGATAAGCCACGACCAATGGTCTACTCCTTTGCGGTGTACTGGATGATCTTAACGCTGGGTCCGCTGCTGGCCGGCGCCAGTTTAGCCCTGAGCTCCTATCTGTTGTCGCTGCGCTGGGTAAATGTCACCGGCGTCACCAGCTTAATCGATCATCTGCTGCGCATTTTCCCGCTGTTTCTCTCTATCCTCGCCTTCTGGCTGCTGTACAGCATTGTGCCGACGCGGCGTGTGCCCACGCGCGATGCACTGATCGGTGCCATCGTTGCCGGTTTGCTGTTCGAGCTGGGGAAAAAAGGCTTTGCGCTCTATGTTACGATGTTCCCTTCGTATCAGTTAATTTACGGCGTTCTGGCGGTCATCCCGATTCTGTTCCTTTGGGTTTACTGGTCGTGGTGTATTGTTTTGTTGGGCGCAGAAATCACTGTCACCCTGGATGACTATCGCCAGTTAAAACAGCAGGAACGCGATAAAGAACGAGAGGAAACATGA
- a CDS encoding AsmA family protein, with product MKFLGKFFLTLLLLILLALVVLYVLLQTQWGAGWFSRWVSDKTAWHLSLSKIEHDFSSPSHIILDDFSFGHDGQPAVLVAKRVDLGLALVQFSDPLHFNSIEVRDGEINLANQAPDTTLPMQANRLQLNNVRIENPHSTLPMTAQRVNGGLLPWKPLPNDVLGSDAQFQISAGTLTLDGVPGNNVLLQGNIKQRRLVLSNIGADLARGSMTGNAERDAQGNWKIDQLRLNDIRLQTHQSLSDFLNPLRDVPSVSINRLDMTDARLQGPDWAVTDLDLTLKNVTLRGDNWESDGGSLSMNAGNFINGGFELNDPIVNADLSPQGIALTQFSSRWVNGVVRASGNWTRSDKRLTLDELAIAGLEYTLPQNWRERWQQTLPDWLDSVLVTRATANRNLIIDINPAFPFQMTSLDGSADNLLLARQHQWGIWAGKASFNAAEATFNRTDLRHPSIALNANDQQIQVTELSAFNGSGLLEGTATVGQDVQRPLTLSLKGQAVPANVLQNWGWPTLPLSGNSNLQLQLKGSLNANAPLRPSADGTLSVTTDAQSVQQTMRGGQIQ from the coding sequence ATGAAATTTTTAGGCAAGTTTTTCCTTACCTTACTGCTGCTAATTCTGCTGGCGCTGGTTGTGCTGTATGTGTTGCTGCAAACACAGTGGGGCGCAGGCTGGTTTAGCCGCTGGGTAAGCGATAAAACCGCCTGGCATCTCTCCCTTAGCAAGATTGAGCACGACTTCTCGTCCCCTTCGCACATCATTCTTGATGATTTCAGCTTTGGTCATGATGGTCAGCCCGCCGTGCTGGTAGCGAAGCGCGTTGACCTGGGTCTCGCGCTGGTACAGTTCAGCGATCCGCTGCATTTCAACAGCATCGAAGTGCGCGACGGTGAAATCAATCTCGCCAATCAAGCGCCCGATACCACGCTGCCGATGCAGGCCAATCGCCTGCAGCTGAACAATGTGCGTATTGAGAATCCGCATAGCACCTTGCCGATGACCGCTCAGCGCGTGAATGGCGGTCTTCTGCCGTGGAAACCGCTGCCTAACGACGTGCTGGGCAGCGATGCGCAGTTCCAGATCAGTGCTGGAACTCTGACGCTGGATGGCGTACCGGGCAACAATGTGTTGCTGCAGGGCAACATTAAGCAACGTCGTCTGGTACTGAGTAATATTGGTGCCGATTTAGCGCGCGGTTCGATGACCGGCAATGCCGAGCGCGATGCGCAGGGCAACTGGAAGATTGACCAGCTGCGCCTCAACGATATCCGCCTGCAAACGCATCAAAGCCTGAGCGACTTCCTTAATCCGCTGCGCGATGTCCCGTCGGTGAGCATCAATCGTCTGGATATGACCGATGCACGCCTGCAAGGGCCAGATTGGGCAGTGACCGATCTCGATTTAACGCTGAAAAATGTCACCTTGCGCGGCGATAACTGGGAAAGCGATGGTGGTTCGCTTTCCATGAACGCCGGGAATTTTATTAACGGTGGCTTTGAGTTGAACGATCCCATCGTGAATGCCGATCTTTCGCCGCAGGGTATCGCGCTAACGCAATTCAGTTCTCGCTGGGTCAATGGCGTGGTGCGCGCCAGCGGCAACTGGACACGCAGCGACAAGCGTCTGACGCTGGATGAATTGGCCATCGCCGGGCTGGAGTATACGCTGCCGCAAAACTGGCGCGAGCGCTGGCAGCAGACGTTGCCGGATTGGCTGGACAGCGTGCTGGTAACGCGCGCCACCGCTAACCGTAACCTGATAATCGATATCAATCCCGCCTTCCCGTTCCAGATGACGTCGCTGGATGGCAGTGCGGATAACCTGCTGCTGGCACGCCAGCATCAGTGGGGCATTTGGGCCGGGAAAGCGAGCTTTAACGCTGCCGAAGCTACCTTCAATCGTACCGACCTGCGCCATCCTTCGATTGCGCTGAATGCTAACGACCAACAGATTCAAGTGACTGAGCTGAGTGCCTTTAACGGCAGCGGTTTACTGGAAGGGACAGCGACGGTAGGTCAGGATGTACAACGACCGCTGACGCTGAGCCTAAAAGGTCAGGCTGTGCCGGCCAACGTACTGCAAAACTGGGGTTGGCCAACGCTGCCGTTGAGCGGCAATAGCAATTTGCAGCTGCAACTGAAAGGATCTCTCAACGCCAACGCACCGCTGCGCCCAAGCGCGGATGGCACCTTGTCGGTAACCACCGATGCACAATCCGTGCAGCAGACGATGCGTGGCGGGCAGATTCAATAG
- the yihX gene encoding glucose-1-phosphatase, whose translation MLYIFDLGNVIVDIDFNRVLGVWSDLGRVPLATLQSNFRMDEAFEKHERGEISDPEFAARICDQLDIALSYPQFTAGWQAVFVGVRPETLAIMNKLRAKGERVVILSNTNQLHFEFWPTQYPDVQQAADHLYMSQDIGMRKPEARIYNYVLQHEGYQADQAVFFDDNQANIDAARALGIESVLVVDEKTVPDWFAGRL comes from the coding sequence ATGCTGTACATTTTTGATTTAGGCAATGTGATTGTTGATATCGATTTTAATCGTGTGCTCGGCGTCTGGAGCGATTTGGGGCGTGTGCCGCTGGCAACGTTGCAAAGTAACTTCCGCATGGATGAGGCTTTTGAGAAACACGAACGTGGCGAGATAAGCGATCCCGAATTCGCCGCGCGTATCTGCGATCAACTGGATATCGCGCTGAGTTACCCACAATTCACGGCAGGCTGGCAGGCGGTTTTTGTCGGCGTGCGTCCGGAAACGCTGGCGATCATGAACAAACTGCGTGCTAAGGGCGAGCGCGTGGTGATTCTGTCGAATACCAATCAGCTGCACTTCGAGTTCTGGCCAACGCAATATCCTGATGTACAGCAGGCGGCCGATCATCTTTATATGTCGCAGGATATCGGCATGCGTAAGCCGGAAGCCCGCATCTATAACTATGTGCTGCAGCACGAAGGCTATCAGGCCGACCAGGCGGTATTTTTTGATGATAACCAGGCCAACATCGATGCGGCGCGCGCGCTCGGCATTGAGAGCGTGTTGGTGGTTGATGAGAAAACTGTGCCGGATTGGTTTGCAGGTCGTCTCTGA